A stretch of Gossypium hirsutum isolate 1008001.06 chromosome A06, Gossypium_hirsutum_v2.1, whole genome shotgun sequence DNA encodes these proteins:
- the LOC107963173 gene encoding uncharacterized protein, giving the protein MQNDIREKMLEAQRNMMAEMAQLLRATDKGKTPIAITGEEEEDHPPGSTPPHGPTQTEAPPRRPSFTIRPQHGSVDAGIHMNYPAGSGFNLGDNPTNPLIPDLDVAEKKDLRAEATKQLEERCRWLEEKFKALESVDGHHGVDAKNLSLVPNLVLPHKFKMSEFEKYNRTTCSEAHVTMFCRRMTGYVNNDQLLIYCFQDSLVGAAAKWYNQLSSTKINSWKGFGTSFHTARWREVAIQVQPPLLEKETTMLFINSLKAPFITHMIESTTKSFADIVMAGEMIENAIRGGKIEGEAIKRSAPRRKDNEVNNTSTFNSKAITAKAVAVEQQNSQRQESDTRQNTEMIQFTPIPVTYRELYQSLYDAHAIAPFHLKPLQPPYPKWYDAKARCEYHAGIPGHSIENCTGFKKAMERLIKMGVVKFDNSPILKTHYQIIAIKE; this is encoded by the exons ATGCAAAATGACATAAGGGAGAaaatgctagaggctcagagGAATATGATGGCTGAGATGGCTCAGTTACTGAGGGCCACTGATAAGGGAAAGACCCCTATAGCAATCACTGGTGAGGAGGAAGAGGATCATCCTCCAGGCTCTACTCCACCCCACGGGCCTACACAAACCGAGGCACCTCCTAGGAGGCCATCTTTCACCATAAGGCCTCAACATGGGTCGGTTGATGCTGGGATTCATATGAATTACCCAGCTGGCTCGGGATTCAATTTGGGTGACAACCCTACTAATCCTCTTATTCCTGACTTGGACGTGGCTGAAAAGAAAGATTTGAGAGCCGAAGCTACAAAACAGTTAGAGGAACGTTGCAGATGGctggaggagaaatttaaggcttTAGAGAGTGTTGATGGGCATCATGGAGTTGATGCCAAAAATCTAAGCTTGGTCCCAAACTTGGTGCTTCCTCACAAATTTAAGATGTCAGAGTTCGAGAAATACAATAGAACTACTTGCTCAGAGGCCCACGTCACGATGTTCTGTAGGAGGATGACTGGGTACGTAAacaatgatcaactgttgatcTATTGTTTCCAGGATAGTTTAGTTGGAGCAGCggccaagtggtacaatcaactgaGCAGTACCAAAATAAATTCATGGAAAGGGTTTGGCACAAGCTTTCATACAGCA agatggagagaggtggcaatACAGGTTCAACCACCCCTACTAGAGAAGGAGACCACTATGTTGTTTATCAACTCTCTAAAGGCTCCATTTATTACTCATATGATTGAGAGCACCACCAAAAGCTTTGCAGATATAGTCATGGcaggagagatgattgagaatgccataagggGTGGCAAAATCGAGGGGGAAGCAATcaaaagatcggccccaaggaGAAAGGATAATGAAGTGAACAACACAAGTACCTTCAACTCGAAGGCAATCACAGCTAAAGCAGTAGCGGTTGAGCAACAAAATTCTCAAAGGCAGGAGTCGGATACAAGACAGAATACCGAGATGATACAATTTACACCTATCCCTGTGAcatatcgtgagctttatcaaagcttatatgATGCGCATGCTATTGCTCCTTTCCATTTGAAACCACTACAGCCtccatatcctaaatggtatgatgcgaaaGCCAGATGTGAATACCATGCTGGAATACCGGGGCATTCGATCGAAAATTGTACAGGTTTCAAGAAGGCCATGGAGAGACTTATTAAGATGGGGGTAGTGAAGTTCGACAATTCTCCTATACTAAAAACCCATTACCAAATCATAGcgatcaaggagtga